CTACCAAGAACGTACCCCTTGGAACTACTGAAGAACTGGTGGCAGATATTCAAGAGGTTTTGGCAGGTAAACCAGGTGAATTGATGCAAACAGCCCTGTGGAATGGCGGATTTTATTTATGGCGGAGTGGTATTTGTTCAGATATGGTAGAGGGTTTAGCGAAAGCAGAAGAATTATTAACCAATGGTGTAGTAGTAGCTAAACTCCAAGAACTGAGCCAGATAGTAAATTCAGTGTCAGCAGATATATCCTTTAGGGTGTCAACGACTTCTCCAAAATAGATTTTTGTTCCAACCAATCTTTACCTACTTGGATACTGATATCTGAGCCAAGGTTGCCAGTGCTTTCCACGCGCACTTCACCAAATCCCAAAGTGCTGCGAATTGATTCGGCACTGTCACCATCTCCCTGTTGGGCGACAATATGAGTTACATCTAGGGGTTCACCCCATGCCTTGGCAACATAGATGTTGCGATATCCAGATTTTTCCAAGGCTCTAATTAACGGTTGCAGTTCAGAGCGATCGCCACCTGTACTATCTTGAATTGCTACACGCAAAGAGCGGGGGTTAGTTGTAGTTGCCAGCTGTTCCTGTTCTGACTCCAAGCCAAAGTGTTGAGCCATCAGTTTCGCAATCCCATTTTTGTTTGGCAACCAATAGCTAGCATCATACTCATTCTTCTCGCTAAAGCGACCTGGCAGCATTAACATTTGCATATTAGAGCGATTTGTCCGCACCCCAAAACCCATTAGCGCCACTAACTCTTCAACAGTCAAGTTAGTATCAATATGGTCTTTCACAACATCAAGAACTTTAGGTAATTGAGCAACAGTTGCTGGGTTGAGTGTTTGATCCATCAAAGCACGCATGACCATTTGCTGGCGCTGAATCCGACCAATATCACCGAGTTCGTCATGGCGAAAACGCAGTAATTGCAATGTTTGGTCGCCATTGAGATGCTGCTTACCAGCCTTCAAATTGATGTACAAATGCTGAGAATCATCTTGATATTTCATATCTTTAGGAACGTAGACAGTTACGCCACCCAAAGCATCAATCAGCTTGCCAACTCCCAAAACGTTAATTCGGACATAGCGATCAATTCCCGCTCCTCCTAAGAGATTACTAACAGTTCTGGCAGTCAAAGCTGGGCCACCTTCAACGTTGGCGGAGTTAATTTTTTTCACTCCATACCCCTCTATTTCCGTGCGGGTATCTCTGGGAATGGAGAGCATATTTATTTTTTTCGTCTCTGGATCAAATTTGACCAAGAGCATCACATCAGAAAGACCATCAAAGGAGTTGACTTGGGGTAGGTATTTGAGGTTTTTGGTATCTTCAGGAGGGTTTTGGACATCTGGGGGAAGTACGCTCATTCCCATTACCAAAAGATTCACTGGACGAGTTAATTCTGAAAATCGCAGCACACCTCCAGAAATGCGATCGCTATCAAAGGCCGCCTCATCCTTTGGAGTTAGCTGCGCTTGTTGCAAAGGCGTACTGGTCAAAGACACTGCTAAAAGCGCCCCCGCAGTTGCAGATACCATCGCAATACCACCCATACCTACCCAAAACCACAGCCACCGTCCTGATGTCGAGTTTTGGGGAATTTTTTTATTGGACTTTGAGGCTTTTCCCGACTGGTTTTCTTCCGCCGAACTTCTTTGAATGGTCACAGACTTCCTCACACTTACTCACTAATCAAATTCAGTAATTTTGCAGATTAAAAACACCCAAACAAATCAACCCATAATAGCTAACTCTTAATTATCGGTGCTAACTTTTTTAATGTAGTGTCAACCACAACACTTATAGCAGCATTTATTCTTTTTTTGGGACAACCTGGAGATGTTTTACTGAAGTATGGCAATAATAAACTGGATTTGACTAGATATATAGAGAAATCAGCCAGAAATTTTCCAAAAATCAGTAAAAACACCGACAATTTGTCACCATAAAAAATTAAGATAAATACTTGCCAAGCACTCGTTCAGCTAAATTACTAAACCCTGGTAAACGACTAGATTTGCCCTGCATTAGGCGCAAAATCAACCAAATACTTACTAAAAAGTAACCTGATGTGAGAAAGCTATTGAGGATAAATAGACGTAGCGGAAAAAAATCTGAAGTTGCTGCTCCGGTAGCTAATAATAGATAACTCAACAACCAAGTAATTGCCAAAGTAATAGACAGACGACTAATAGCAAGTTGTTCCCGACTACCCTGGCCCCGATAGAGCGTCCACAAGGATGGAAAAAAGCCGACGATCGGAACTAAATGTAAAAGCAACTGTGTTTTGGGCATTGGGGATGGGGCATTATTATTCTCCCCCTGCTCCCCCGCTCCCCGGTCACTGAGCGTAGTCGTTGGCGAAGCCTCTCGTAGAGAAGTGCTGCTCCCCTGCTCCCCTGCTGTTCTGCTTCCCCACTCCCCATTGCCCATTCCCCACTCCCAATTCTCTTTTGGTTCAAAATTCTTCATTGGGGTTAGTCTAACTCCTAAACTAGAAGGATGAATAAGACTCGTATAGTTAGAGATAATAAGCTGTAAAGAAAAATTTCATTTAGTTATATTCCGCAATCAGCTCAAAATGCAGACACGTAAGCTACTCGACTGGTGGCAAACATTTACTCCAATAGCGCGAATCGGGGCGATCGCGCTATTCGCTCCGCTGCTAGTTATCAATGGTTGGGCAATTTCGGTATTTTTCAATTATTTCCATTCTCTCATAGTCATTTTAGTCGGAGCCTCAGTGCTAGCATTTCTGCTCAACTACCCCGTGAGCTGGATGGAGCATCATGGTGCTAGAAGAGAGCAAGTCGCTATTTTAGTATTTCTCTTGGCTTTATCGATTTTATTGGCGTTGGGTGTGACACTTTTTCCCCTGGCTCTTACCCAAGCTCAACAACTGGTGGCGCGTTTACCAGATTTAATCGACTCTGGACGCTCTCAGTTAATGATCTTAAACGGAAAAGCTGAGACTTTTGGCTTACCGATTAACCTCGATGCTCTGGTGGTGCAAATCAACGATCGCGTCAAAGGACAATTACAAGCGATCGCTGGACAAGTTTTAAATCTAGCTGTACTGACAGTTACTAGTCTGCTAGATATTCTCTTGACGATGGTTTTGACTTTTTATCTTTTACAGCACGGGGGTGAACTCTGGCAAAGTTTAGTCGAATGGCTACCTAATAAATTTCGCGAGCCTTTCTCTAAAACAGTCCGCCTAAGCTTCCAAAATTTCTTCATCACCCAGTTGATTTTATCTACCTGTATGGCTTCAGCCCTTATTCCTACCTTTTTGTGGTTGAAAGTGCCGTTTGGATTGCTATTCGGACTAACTATTGGCCTGATGGCTCTCGTCCCCTTTGGCGGTTCTGTAGGCATTGCAATGACTACACTGTTGGTGGCGTTGCAAGATTTTTCAATGGGTGTGAGAGTGTTGATCGCAGCGGTAATTGTACAGCAAATTCTCGAAAACTTAATTGCCCCCCGAATTTTAGGTAGTTTTACTGGTTTAAATCCAGTTTGGATTTTAATTTCGGTCTTAACAGGGGCAAGAATTGGCGGACTGTTGGGTGTAATTGTGGCAGTACCTACAGCTGTTGTGATTAAGACTGCTTTAAGTGCCTTGCGTCCTGGTAGGGGGACAAACGACAGCACCACTGGGGAGACAACTGCATCCGTTCCAGCAAATGAGTCCTCGAAAGCTGACGCCAACAAAACTTTGAGCATTTCTGAACCAACATTGCCTTAATACAAGAAGGCAGGAGCAGGAAGTGTATCATCAGTTATTTACCCTGAACGTTAAGGGGCAAGGTAAAGGGTAAAAAGCTATTGCTCCTATGGTGGGAGACTATTATCAACCTTTTACCCTTTACCCCTCTTATTTCTTAAATTCTGTTGCCAGCGATTGTTTAATATAAAAATTTTCCAAATACCGTGAAAAGTCAGTCCTTGCCACAAGAAATGAATGCCAATTGGTGTTTCGCTTCAATATTCTAAATAGCTTTTAAGCTTTTAAATTCACGCCTTGAGATTACAGCTTGAAATGAACTCTGCAAGAATTGCGATTTGCTGAGTAAATTGGGATATAGATGCGGAAAATTTTTCTGGGTAAACTTGACCAGCAAATGGTAATGAAAAACTATTATCAAGATTTTTTAATTCGTGATTGGGTGAAAAGCGATCGCACAAGAGCCGCTGAAGTCATCAGTTATGTATTATCAGAATACGGTCTGGCTTGGGAACCCAAGGGTGCTGACCAAGATGTGCTGCGAGTAGAGGAATGTTATTTAGCTACTGGGGGAGAGTTTTGGGTAATTGAACACCAAAGTCAGTTAGTAGGTACTGGAGCATACTACCCCATACACCGAGGCGAAAAAGCTGTAGAAATCCGCAAAATGTATCTTTTGCCCAGCATCAGGGGTTTAGGATTAGGGAAATATTTGTTACAACAGCTAGAAGCAGCGATCGCAAAGCGTGGTTTTCAACAAATTTGGATTGAAACCGCCAGTGTTTTGGTGGAAGCAGTCAAGCTGTATGAAAGCAATGGCTACACTCCAGCAACAGGAGTAGAAACAACAAGGTGCGATCGCGTGTATTTTAAGTCATTGGTCAAAGACTAATGACTAATGACAAAGGACAATTCTAAATGCACGCTTGGATTAAAAATCTCACAGGCTTACTCAATCTTTTTCTCCAATCCCATTGCCCTCTATGTCAACGCTCAACTTCCCAAGAATTCTGTCAGAACTGCACCAGACAACTGCAAAAATGTCAACGTAAAGACCCGATTTCTCTATGGCAAGAGCCTATACCTGTGTTTGGCTGGGGAGAATATGGTGGCACAGTGAAACGAGCGATCGCAGCGATGAAATACGAAAATCAACCCCAAATAGCTCGTCCTTTAGGTCAATGGTTAGGGGAAGCATGGTTGTTAAATTCACCGAAGCGAGATAGCCAGCCTGTAGTAGTTCCTATCCCACTTCACGCTAGCAAACAAAAACAACGTAAATACAATCAAGCCGCACTGATAGCACAAAGTTTTTGCGAAATAACTGGATTAAAATTGCAACTAAACGGTTTAGCAAGAGTGCGAGAAACTGAAGCGCAGTTTGGTTTGTCGGTATCTAAACGAGAAAAAAACTTGAACCAAGCTTTTGCTATTGGGCAAGAATTTCGCCATCGTCCTCCAAATGTCCCTGTGCTGTTAGTGGACGACATTTATACTACTGGTGCTACTGCCAGGTCTGCTGTGCAAACACTTCGTCAGTATGGAATTGTGGTCTTAGGATTAGTAGCTGTAGCCACTGCCGTCAAAGACGGATAAATTAAGAAGCAATGGGCAAGCTTTGACAGATAAGTACATAAATTGACCGAATTACCCTATTTTTGTAGAAAAATTGCTTGAAATGTATGAATAAAGTTTTGGCGGCAGGTTTAAAACAACTCATCATCATTCCTGCCACGTTGCTGGCAATAGGCATTAGTACCAGTGCAGCTTTTGCTCAAAATAAATTGTATAGTCCAATTCCTTTATCTAACAGTACTGAAATTGACGATCGCCTGTCTGACAAAGATATTCCCACCGGTCAAGGTGGGTTTGCCCGTGATTACACAGTGAAGTTGCAGAAGGGCGATAATTTAGCAGTTGACCTGTCATCGGAAAACTTTGACAGCATCATCACACTGCTGGCTCCTGATGGTTCAACTCTGGCAGAAAATGATGATGGCCCTGATGGTAGTAGCAATTCCTTACTCTTTACTCGCATCGTAGAGACAGGGAATTATGTTATTCGTGTCCGGTCTTTTGGAGAAACTGGGGTTGGGGCTTTTAAACTCAAAGTGACAAAGTTGCAACCGATTAAATAGAGTTAGGAGTTAGGAGTTAGGATTTTTAACTCCTCACTTTTCACTCCTCACTCCTAACTTCCTACAGCGGTCAATACGCAGAGAAATAAGGCTTCAGTCCACTCAACGACTGCGCCGTAGGTGTCTCCAGTGTGTCCACCTAGTTTGTGGTTGAACCATGCACCAGTTAAAGTGGCGATCGCACTACCAGCAATTATCATTGTCAGTGCAAGAAATAGCTGTTGTTTATCTATTAGCCAAAGTAAACCACTCAAACTAAACAACAACAACAATCCCGGCAACAAATCTTTGTAAGAACGAATGGCTTGTTTGTGAAATGCGCCTTTACCAGTTGCTTTCAGATAAGGATATCGGGCGATCGCTAATTGTTGTCCCCAACGTCCCCAGCCACAAGCAGCCATCAGCAATAACCAACGGTTTTCTGGCATATCGGTCAAAGCTGTTATTTTCAGTATCACCAAGGCGATCGCAGCCATTGCTCCAAAGGCTCCTGTAGCACTATCTGCCATTACCTCCAGTCGCCGCTCTGGGTCGCCTACTGCCAAACCATCGGCAGTATCCATTGCCCCATCTAAGTGCAATCCTCCAGTTATGGCAATCCAAACACTTACTACCAAAGCACTACGAGTTAACACGGGCATACCAATATAATCCATCCCCGTATCTAGCAATCCTAAAATTCCCCCAATTATTAACCCGACAAGCGAAGCAATACGTGCCACTCCCCGAAAGTCCAATCCGTTTAAATACGGCAGTGGAATTATTGTGTAAAATATGATACTAGCTGCCAGCTTTAACAGCAGTTTTTTCCACCACTGTTGCTGTTTCGTCATCTGAATTACATTAATTT
This portion of the Nostoc sp. GT001 genome encodes:
- a CDS encoding LCP family protein, translating into MTIQRSSAEENQSGKASKSNKKIPQNSTSGRWLWFWVGMGGIAMVSATAGALLAVSLTSTPLQQAQLTPKDEAAFDSDRISGGVLRFSELTRPVNLLVMGMSVLPPDVQNPPEDTKNLKYLPQVNSFDGLSDVMLLVKFDPETKKINMLSIPRDTRTEIEGYGVKKINSANVEGGPALTARTVSNLLGGAGIDRYVRINVLGVGKLIDALGGVTVYVPKDMKYQDDSQHLYINLKAGKQHLNGDQTLQLLRFRHDELGDIGRIQRQQMVMRALMDQTLNPATVAQLPKVLDVVKDHIDTNLTVEELVALMGFGVRTNRSNMQMLMLPGRFSEKNEYDASYWLPNKNGIAKLMAQHFGLESEQEQLATTTNPRSLRVAIQDSTGGDRSELQPLIRALEKSGYRNIYVAKAWGEPLDVTHIVAQQGDGDSAESIRSTLGFGEVRVESTGNLGSDISIQVGKDWLEQKSILEKSLTP
- a CDS encoding AI-2E family transporter; protein product: MQTRKLLDWWQTFTPIARIGAIALFAPLLVINGWAISVFFNYFHSLIVILVGASVLAFLLNYPVSWMEHHGARREQVAILVFLLALSILLALGVTLFPLALTQAQQLVARLPDLIDSGRSQLMILNGKAETFGLPINLDALVVQINDRVKGQLQAIAGQVLNLAVLTVTSLLDILLTMVLTFYLLQHGGELWQSLVEWLPNKFREPFSKTVRLSFQNFFITQLILSTCMASALIPTFLWLKVPFGLLFGLTIGLMALVPFGGSVGIAMTTLLVALQDFSMGVRVLIAAVIVQQILENLIAPRILGSFTGLNPVWILISVLTGARIGGLLGVIVAVPTAVVIKTALSALRPGRGTNDSTTGETTASVPANESSKADANKTLSISEPTLP
- a CDS encoding GNAT family N-acetyltransferase, giving the protein MKNYYQDFLIRDWVKSDRTRAAEVISYVLSEYGLAWEPKGADQDVLRVEECYLATGGEFWVIEHQSQLVGTGAYYPIHRGEKAVEIRKMYLLPSIRGLGLGKYLLQQLEAAIAKRGFQQIWIETASVLVEAVKLYESNGYTPATGVETTRCDRVYFKSLVKD
- a CDS encoding ComF family protein, with translation MHAWIKNLTGLLNLFLQSHCPLCQRSTSQEFCQNCTRQLQKCQRKDPISLWQEPIPVFGWGEYGGTVKRAIAAMKYENQPQIARPLGQWLGEAWLLNSPKRDSQPVVVPIPLHASKQKQRKYNQAALIAQSFCEITGLKLQLNGLARVRETEAQFGLSVSKREKNLNQAFAIGQEFRHRPPNVPVLLVDDIYTTGATARSAVQTLRQYGIVVLGLVAVATAVKDG
- a CDS encoding PPC domain-containing protein translates to MNKVLAAGLKQLIIIPATLLAIGISTSAAFAQNKLYSPIPLSNSTEIDDRLSDKDIPTGQGGFARDYTVKLQKGDNLAVDLSSENFDSIITLLAPDGSTLAENDDGPDGSSNSLLFTRIVETGNYVIRVRSFGETGVGAFKLKVTKLQPIK
- the cobS gene encoding adenosylcobinamide-GDP ribazoletransferase; its protein translation is MTKQQQWWKKLLLKLAASIIFYTIIPLPYLNGLDFRGVARIASLVGLIIGGILGLLDTGMDYIGMPVLTRSALVVSVWIAITGGLHLDGAMDTADGLAVGDPERRLEVMADSATGAFGAMAAIALVILKITALTDMPENRWLLLMAACGWGRWGQQLAIARYPYLKATGKGAFHKQAIRSYKDLLPGLLLLFSLSGLLWLIDKQQLFLALTMIIAGSAIATLTGAWFNHKLGGHTGDTYGAVVEWTEALFLCVLTAVGS